Proteins encoded within one genomic window of Thermus antranikianii DSM 12462:
- a CDS encoding cytochrome c oxidase subunit 3 has protein sequence MPKVEERPKLPPKGPPGRELGGGEGPEDAFPLPSGQVGLLVLLAAITSLFAALVSAYLVRMGLPDWQALPKPPLLWLNTLVLFLASLALERAARLEAWPQARPWVLSGGLLGAGFILGQLLAWRLLLSLGYAPAGNPASAFFYLVTALHGLHLLGGGLALAWVFVREGKGLRLCAWYWHYLLGVWLVLYALFLWT, from the coding sequence ATGCCCAAGGTGGAGGAAAGGCCTAAGCTTCCCCCAAAAGGGCCCCCAGGCCGAGAGCTCGGCGGAGGAGAGGGGCCAGAAGACGCCTTTCCCCTGCCCTCAGGGCAAGTAGGCCTTCTCGTCCTGCTCGCCGCCATCACCAGCCTCTTTGCCGCTTTGGTGAGCGCCTACCTGGTGCGCATGGGCCTTCCCGACTGGCAGGCCCTGCCCAAGCCTCCCCTTCTCTGGCTCAACACCCTTGTGCTCTTTCTGGCCAGCCTGGCCCTGGAACGAGCGGCCCGCCTCGAGGCCTGGCCCCAGGCAAGACCCTGGGTCCTGAGCGGCGGGCTTTTGGGAGCGGGCTTCATCCTGGGCCAGCTCCTGGCCTGGCGGCTCCTTCTGAGCCTGGGTTATGCCCCAGCGGGCAATCCCGCCAGCGCCTTTTTCTACCTGGTCACCGCCCTCCACGGCCTGCACCTCCTGGGAGGAGGGCTGGCCCTGGCCTGGGTCTTTGTCCGGGAAGGGAAGGGCCTTCGGCTTTGCGCATGGTACTGGCACTACCTCTTGGGCGTCTGGCTTGTGCTTTACGCCCTGTTTCTCTGGACCTAA